In Antedon mediterranea chromosome 10, ecAntMedi1.1, whole genome shotgun sequence, one genomic interval encodes:
- the LOC140060186 gene encoding kinetochore-associated protein 1-like, with amino-acid sequence MSWDDVEIDFGGDETANFGPRNESGSALYQVETLATIGSQVEVLKNPCVCASSSPQGFCVAADGQLSLFDDSCRQFLTSMSFESTLDAVGWSHDNRFLVVADRKGAIHFVHTEFQHMFLTKTLIPNANDTKSFNRVMFSTKGHINTCDLLVLAFNGILYRFSNINLNKLNDAIQQNNTDLEKEILSGIQTEVIDTSAVHTDGTTDLCTATIGHKMFIITCGSGDSIVGVWGKNDKCTSLSREVGGALFADLSVKRCQVCPNSNYLVLLDNECELSIWNLKTLLLLNVWSDVLVDEFLLMSGTSMKSTSSKGGDQMNTRLVLMSKPTTDGHRSIHVYILSSFKLIYKLQVGEHSFLSDAYFNQEMIFVIEGISEGTKTVSSLRVRCLIEALPETRFQRLLHKQKFDEAEKFARLFKLDVELVMKVKATSLLDKVAPWNGTPDEDEAQHIYNDFLACLAEIPDEAFVVRQCIEATFPTFDATYNLLDCARCRLNKIEGAIITSEDTNASKPMLMTKLTEALHRLCTFKIAYGSESFSAVSWDRFRKADIFELIIRNLSKAEISSAAKLWARHQSDFENTIDEDQLNVMMLSIPENTPSTEVIPWLRQDLVPFVLYKFPQGQKCIANWLEEKAINMEISEKAGWPANALEVAELFFSANQNGCFIDDGRGLYTATQFSTQICNLSLGGFSKTLKEKEGENVSVEALSRLKELAKNLRDLCRLHTKYRCKLTLHDYVKETTSSLTYRMLDRVKAANLVQHVLDTVVRQYMTENNLCEDEILLQYIEDLIERYGMQFTYSYEALWLEKAIAVIECINDVERKCTAIFLLMNNVPFPWNDAMTNLVQVGLTLQHPKVNQLKEKYRLMELKGMLIKYGLNKFDVNKCVHAEDAIKYILSKDTESSIEDALQVVKAYYDIKEDFVYMFRLRFLVTNDRIEEVVPLLKSLDSEMAYHCCCKMLTWTLIRLDWPHECLLVEEDKREQVLVTEACIEIVKYTLTFDLEPMERENLKEVVKNLVKMLALQVEYQEFISMENYKNKEKRSSILTKYVVKFYTGNRTVNGLRMSQFAGEKEPSGDELNFNKILRLSDLVQVPRSELKGQMAIKASESGEIESAIRIASEISEYCCDAKVAKSLFTICHILCNLLATKHKAIFGPGKNGIPKNLPVDINKLASIALTFCEDDILQDCLILCKHTSLAKEVYEQCEHGQYGVSMQELSGSMKTDPYSHWSYSTHFKEDRLVLDAVVAVPLTNQLTMSSLPRILHNLHTYQQSSFVYSAIQECDDEQGMVKLNSASMNLVDHLMENNMFEMAFHVLNELLMSAVMHIAVNTSGYQTTDQALLACIDSEKKTVMQVAATGLQMVSSVVSTLLEKMFGCRYVDVHLALGCLTVLTKQIALTKLKSLTTNAGHSYKKVMRIASVGCEYARYCDETKVLALCQELEVNASWGYRLGKFKIPFKEAFMSKEISDKLQVLPLLIDNPAVGIDMIKEFCSDFNLDKDDALLMYLEAVLLAPSSSSSSKPFDNVLVANLTMEIGNHSLLATKLFKILDKVNSYDYTRLTFVLRIILIFSVEDSSKMAKAQLGLDLLNYLVMYTRCEPPGPFEVQFQCRTEEDKLVVTAESLSPLSSERLPYHPLVCGGQWKILSPELNEESVDNLIPISELLNLNRDVLYVNAIHNVLKKHKENASSSKTRKLDMRTLQGIKNMLMSIADPAVSVASARLVAQELPTGPEKVVALHFCVLLASRWKVTCKEKPKELEKSSMMHKKLVEVHSCLATEQVLYKYGLADKEYLSIVHTPARLIFKLYEHPSIEKKMAGELDGVPDIHKAVDEIAKVNNSNINKIRRTLTEKWLLYTPTKQLEDETINFSFNTFNLIKEVQISEEEKSLRRVMYILQYSQIENSALFLLGHAFKESSSHTDFACQIRALRCLFNLINKDEIERISLRPVDDIRDFMQNLLYLNDLQSINAGMKMTTFVTSNKDGLVRGLWRNHAHEPKALRLISDLCLDYEIYDPNLWNSILQQLYKYSMMDYLQHVLVTLSAIPCLWQVRCLPNVWKIIINRPFSTVSLPLTEDQELACHKAYVLLQRCPMLLDMDHLNFSRQFLGVEMHAHSLGCLLLIPQTEKRKQQLQVMLSSKCHLKILDQVKKYQGKKKVLPQSQQIRSAVFINIDERGMYDDLANTSHYKPLALFLVSHQRIEKVIKYILQQDRINDATQLVSNYLRLHPNTEAAKQTVNDSHLTKLKVFLAFHNLESYADRIDEKLKM; translated from the exons GTCACAAGTAGAA gttttaaagAATCCATGTGTATGTGCCAGTAGTTCTCCGCAAGGATTTTGCGTTGCAGCCGATGGCCAACTCTCGTTATTTGATGATTCCTGTCGTCAGTTTTTGACTTCAATGAGCTTTG aGTCAACTCTTGATGCTGTTGGTTGGAGTCATGACAACAGATTCTTAGTTGTTGCAGATAGGAAGGGTGCCATCCATTTTGTCCATACAGAGTTCCAACACATGTTTCTGACAAAG ACCCTTATTCCAAATGCGAACGATACTAAATCATTCAATCGTGTTATGTTCTCAACCAAGGGCCATATTA ATACCTGTGACTTGCTAGTGCTTGCATTTAATGGCATCCTCTATAGGTTCAGCAATATAAacttgaataaattaaatgatg caattcaacaaaacaatacGGATTTAGAGAAGGAG ATTCTGTCAGGCATCCAGACAGAAGTGATTGATACATCGGCTGTCCATACAGATGGCACTACAGACTTGTGCACAGCTACCATTGGTCACAAGATGTTCATTATCACTTGT GGATCAGGAGACTCGATTGTTGGAGTATGGGGCAAGAATGACAAGTGTACCAGCTTAAGTCGGGAGGTTGGAGGAGCATTGTTTGCTG ACTTGTCCGTCAAACGATGCCAAGTTTGTCCAAATAGTAATTACTTAGTGCTTTTGGATAATGAG TGTGAGCTAAGTATTTGGAACTTAAAGACCTTACTGTTACTGAATGTATGGAGTGATGTGTTAGTGGACGAGTTTCTCCTAATGAGTGGTACCTCAATGAAGTCAACATCCTCTAAAGGTGGTGACCAAATGAACACAAGGCTAGTGTTAATGTCCAAACCAACAACTGACGGTCATCGAAGCATTCATGTTTATATCCTTTCTTCATTTAAGCTGATTTATAAGCTGCAAGTGGGGGAGCATTCATTTTTATCTGATGCTTATTTCAATCAG gaAATGATTTTTGTGATAGAGGGCATCAGTGAAGGGACCAAAACTGTTAGCTCGTTGAGAGTTCGTTGCTTGATTGAAGCATTGCCAGAAACCAGGTTTCAGCGTTTGCTTCATAAACAAAAGTTCGATGAAGCAGAAAAATTTGCCAGGCTCTTTAAACTTGATGTTGAG cTTGTTATGAAAGTGAAAGCAACCAGTTTACTTGATAAAGTAGCACCATGGAATGGGACACCTGATGAAGATGAGGCTCAGcatatttacaatgacttttTAGCTTGCCTTGCTGAGATTCCAGACGAGGCCTTTGTTGTACGCCAATGCATAGAAGCAACATTTCCAACATTTGACGCCACCTATAATCTCTTGGATTGTGCGAGATGCAGG CTTAACAAAATAGAGGGAGCTATCATAACTTCAGAGGATACAAATGCCTCAAAACCAATGCTGATGACAAAA CTAACAGAAGCATTGCATCGTCTTTGTACATTCAAGATAGCTTATGGCAGTGAGTCTTTCAG TGCTGTAAGCTGGGACAGATTCAGAAAAGCAGACATCTTTGAACTTATTATTAGAAACCTAAGTAAAGCTGAGATCTCATCTGCTGCTAAGCTTTGGGCTAGACACCAG TCTGATTTTGAAAACACAATAGATGAAGATCAGCTGAACGTCATGATGCTCTCAATTCCTGAGAACACGCCCTCAACGGAAGTCATACCATGGTTACGCCAGGACCTAGTTCCCTTTGTTCTCTACAAGTTTCCACAAGGCCAG AAATGTATAGCAAATTGGCTTGAAGAAAAAGCTATTAATATGGAAATTTCTGAGAAA GCTGGTTGGCCAGCAAATGCATTGGAGGTAGCAGAGCTGTTTTTCTCAGCCAATCAGAATGGGTGTTTTATAGATGATGGAAGAGGTTTATACACTGCTACACAGTTTTCAACACAG ATCTGCAATTTATCTTTGGGTGGATTTTCCAAAACATTAAAAGAAAAGGAG ggTGAAAATGTAtcggttgaagcgttgtctcGTTTGAAGGAACTCGCTAAGAATCTGCGAGATTTGTGTCGACTCCACACAAAGTACCGATGTAAATTGACACTGCATGATTATGTTAAG gaGACCACAAGCAGCCTAACCTATCGGATGTTAGATCGTGTGAAGGCTGCCAACCTTGTACAACATGTACTTGATACTGTCGTACGTCAGTATATGACAGAAAACAACCTGTGTGAAGATGAGATACTGTTGCAGTACATTGAG GATCTGATTGAGCGATATGGTATGCAGTTTACATACTCATATGAAGCACTTTGGCTTGAGAAGGCTATTGCTGTCATTGAATGCATCAACGATGTTGAG cgTAAATGCACTGCCATATTCCTTTTAATGAATAACGTACCATTTCCATGGAATGATGCCATGACCAACCTGGTTCAAGTGGGCCTTACTTTACAACATCCCAA agtGAATCAATTAAAGGAGAAATACCGTTTAATGGAACTTAAGGGAATGTTGATCAAGTATGGTTTGAATAAGTTTGATGTTAACAAATGCGTACATGCTGAG gatgccattaaatatattttgtcgAAAGACACCGAATCATCCATAGAGGACGCTCTTCAAGTTGTCAAAGCTTACTATGACATTAAAGAAGATTTTGTGTATATGTTCCGACTTCGTTTCTTGGTAACAAATGATCGG attgaaGAAGTGGTTCCACTGCTGAAGAGTCTAGATTCAGAAATGGCGTATCATTGTTGTTGTAAAATGTTAACATGGACGTTGATACGTCTTGACTGGCCGCACGAGTGTTTGCTAGTTGAGGAG gatAAAAGAGAACAAGTTCTTGTGACTGAGGCTTGTATAGAAATTGTCAAGTATaccttgacctttgaccttgagcCTATGGAACGTGAGAATCTGAAAGAGGTTGTGAAGAATCTTGTTAAGATGTTGGCTTTACAG GTTGAATATCAAGAGTTTATTTCGATggaaaactataaaaataaagagAAGAGAAGCAGTATTCTGACCAAGTATGTGGTCAAGTTTTACACGGGAAACAGAACGGTAAATGGACTCAGAATG AGTCAATTTGCAGGCGAGAAAGAACCGAGTGGAGATGAGCTGAACTTTAATAAGATTCTACg GTTGAGTGATCTTGTACAAGTCCCAAGGTCGGAGTTGAAAGGTCAAATGGCAATCAAAGCTTCTGAAAGTGGTGAGATTGAGTCTGCTATTCGCATTGCAAG TGAAATATCTGAATATTGTTGTGATGCTAAAGTAGCGAAATCCTTGTTTACTATATGTCACATCCTCTGCAACCTGTTAGCAACCAAACACAAAGCTATATTTGGTCCGGGAAAAAATGGAATTCCAAAAAACTTGCCAGTAGATATCAATAAACTCGCAAGTATCGCCCTCACGTTCTGCGAAGATG ATATTTTGCAAGATTGTCTGATCCTTTGCAAACACACGTCTCTGGCTAAGGAGGTTTATGAGCAATGTGAACATGGACAGTATGGAGTATCTATGCAg GAATTGTCTGGCTCAATGAAGACAGACCCTTACTCACATTGGTCCTACAGTACACATTTCAAAGAAGATAGGCTTGTTCTTGATGCTGTTGTCGCTGTACCGCTTACAAACCAACTCACGATGTCGTCCCTTCCCAGAATCCTCCATAATTTACACACTTACCAACAGTCTTCTTTTGTATATTCTGCAATCCAGG aATGTGATGACGAACAAGGAATGGTCAAACTAAACAGTGCTTCTATGAATCTTGTGGATCATTTAATGGAGAACAACATGTTTGAAATGGCGTTCCATGTTCTTAATGAGTTACTCATGTCTGCTGTTATGCACATAGCTGTCAATACAAGTGGCTACCAAACCACCGATCAG GCTTTGTTGGCATGTATTGACAGTGAGAAGAAGACTGTGATGCAGGTGGCAGCTACAGGCCTGCAAATGGTATCTAGTGTTGTGTCCACACTTCTGGAAAAG ATGTTTGGTTGTCGCTATGTTGATGTACATTTAGCACTTGGTTGTCTAACGGTTCTTACAAAGCAGATTGCTCTTACAAAGTTGAAGTCTTTGACGACCAATGCTGGACATAGCTACAAGAAAGTTATG cGTATTGCATCTGTTGGGTGCGAGTATGCAAGGTACTGTGACGAGACCAAAGTGTTAGCACTTTGTCAAGAACTTGAGGTGAACGCCTCCTGGGGATACAGACTAGGCAAATTTAAG ATCCCGTTTAAAGAGGCTTTTATGAGCAAGGAGATATCGGACAAACTACAGGTGCTACCACTGCTTATTGATAATCCTGCTGTTGGTATCGATATGATTAAAGAGTTCTGTAG tgACTTTAATTTAGACAAAGACGATGCGTTGTTAATGTATCTTGAGGCAGTTTTGTTGGCACCGTCCTCCTCCTCGTCATCCAAACCATTTGATAATGTTCTCGTGGCTAACCTCACTATGGAGATCGGCAATCATAGTCTGCTTGCCACTAAACTCTTTAAAATTCTAGATAAG GTTAATTCTTACGATTACACTCGCTTGACGTTTGTGTTGCGTATTATCCTTATTTTCAGCGTAGAGGATTCCTCCAAAATGGCAAAAGCACAGCTG GGTCTAGACCTACTTAACTACCTTGTGATGTATACCAGATGTGAGCCGCCTGGTCCATTTGAAGTTCAATTTCAGTGTAGAACGGAAGAAGATAAG TTGGTTGTAACTGCTGAGAGTTTATCACCACTGTCATCGGAGCGTCTGCCATATCATCCACTCGTCTGCGGTGGTCAGTGGAAAATATTAT CTCCTGAATTAAATGAGGAATCAGTTGATAACCTTATACCAATTTCTGAACTGTTAAAT CTTAACAGGGATGTGCTGTACGTAAACGCAATACACAACGTTTTGAAGAAACACAAAGAGAATGCATCCAGCAGTAAGACAAGGAAGCTGGACATGAGGACACTGCAAGGCATCAAGAACATGTTGATGAGCATAGCTGATCCTGCTGTATCTGTAGCATCAGCTAGGCTAGTAGCTCAGGAATTACCAACTG GTCCAGAAAAAGTTGTAGCTCTTCATTTCTGTGTGTTACTGGCTTCAAGGTGGAAGGTGACATGCAAAGAAAAG CCAAAAGAGTTAGAGAAGTCAAGCATGATGCATAAGAAGCTGGTAGAGGTGCATAGCTGCCTAGCAACTGAACAGGTACTATACAAGTATGGACTTGCAGACAAAGAATACCTCTCAATTGTTCACACTCCAGCGAGACTCATCTTCAAGTTGTATGAACATCCATCAATTGAGAAAAAAATGGCAGGAGAGTTAGATGGTGTACCAG ACATTCACAAAGCTGTTGATGAGATTGCAAAGGTTAATAACAGTAACATTAATAAGATACGACGGACGTTGACTGAGAAATGGCTGCTGTACACGCCGACTAAACAACTGGAGGATGAAACT ATTAACTTTTCATTCAATACGTTCAACCTAATCAAAGAAGTCCAAATTAGTGAAGAAGAAAAGAGTTTAAGAAG ggtCATGTATATATTACAATACAGCCAGATTGAGAACAGCGCCCTCTTCCTGCTTGGTCACGCATTTAAG GAATCATCCTCTCACACGGATTTTGCATGTCAAATTCGCGCTCTTCGATGTCTATTTAACTTGATCAACAAAGATGAGATCGAGAGAATTTCTTTAAGGCCTGTGGATGATATCAG AGATTTCATGCAGAACTTGTTATATCTGAACGACTTACAGTCAATAAATGCAGGGATGAAGATGACAACGTTTGTTACGTCAAACAAGGATGGTTTAGTCCGTGGTTTGTGGCGTAATCACGCCCACGAACCAAAAGCGTTGCGCTTGATCTCTGACCTCTGCTTGGATTACGAGATTTACGACCCTAATCTTTGGAACAGTATCTTGCAGCAGTTGTATAAATACAGCATG ATGGATTACTTACAACATGTTTTGGTGACACTATCTGCAATTCCTTGCTTATGGCAAGTCAGATGTCTACCCAATGTCTGGAAGATTATTATCAACAGACCATTCTCAACAG TATCACTGCCTCTGACAGAAGACCAAGAGTTAGCGTGTCATAAAGCATACGTTTTGTTACAAAG GTGTCCAATGTTGTTGGATATGGATCATTTAAATTTTTCACGACAGTTTCTTGGAGTTGAAATGCATGCCCACAGCCTGGGATGTTTACTGTTGATTCCGCAAACTGAAAAGCGCAAACAGCAGCTACAG GTTATGCTAAGCAGTAAGTGTCACTTGAAAATATTGGACCAAGTGAAAAAATACCAaggaaaaaaaaaggttttaccACAGTCCCAACAG ATTCGATCGGCTGTCTTCATAAATATAGATGAAAGAGGCATGTATGATGACTTAGCCAATACCAGTCACTACAAACCACTGGCTTTGTTTCTTGTAAGCCATCAGAGGATAGAAAAGGTCATTAAGTACATACTGCAGCAAGACAG gaTAAATGATGCTACTCAGCTTGTCAGTAATTACCTACGACTGCATCCAAACACAGAAGCCGCAAAACAAACTGTCAACGACTCGCACCTAACAAAACTAAAG GTGTTTCTGGCGTTTCATAACTTGGAAAGTTATGCTGATAGAATTGATGAAAAACTCAAGATGTGA